A window of Halodesulfovibrio aestuarii DSM 17919 = ATCC 29578 contains these coding sequences:
- a CDS encoding (Fe-S)-binding protein, whose product MSADLTKLAKLLQELDDQMVACMKCGMCQAVCPVFSETMKESDVTRGKIALLERLAAELINDAEGVQEALNRCLLCGSCGANCPSGVQISDIFIKARTIVNQYMGLSPVKKAILRGMVGNPKLFNMLLDFGSKFQNLMTSKASEKQGTRKAPLLEPFIGNRHFNPVAKKSLHAKYGTIDTPAGKSGIRVLFFPGCVADKMYTNMGEACLKVFKHHGVGVWMPATQACCGIPALSAGDKKAYDKMVKYNTEIFAEGEYDYIVAPCGSCISTIMKYWPKYGKEYPADMQRKIEKIAAKAMDINEFLVDVLGVKPEGEAPKGGKKVTFHDSCHLKKGLGVAEQPRDLIRMNSNYELVEMNEADRCCGCGGTFTLYHYDLSKKIGGRKRNNVIETGANVVSTGCPACMMQLNDMLSQNGDDVEVKHSIELYAETL is encoded by the coding sequence ATGTCAGCAGATCTTACAAAACTTGCGAAGCTCCTTCAGGAGCTGGACGATCAGATGGTTGCCTGCATGAAGTGCGGCATGTGTCAGGCTGTATGTCCAGTTTTCTCCGAAACTATGAAGGAGTCTGACGTAACCCGTGGTAAAATTGCCCTGCTCGAACGTCTTGCAGCAGAACTCATCAACGATGCAGAAGGTGTTCAGGAAGCCCTGAACCGCTGTCTGCTCTGTGGTTCCTGTGGCGCTAACTGTCCTTCCGGTGTACAGATCAGTGATATCTTCATTAAGGCTCGTACTATTGTGAACCAGTACATGGGCCTTTCCCCAGTGAAGAAAGCTATCCTGCGCGGCATGGTAGGTAACCCTAAGCTCTTTAACATGCTTCTCGATTTCGGTTCTAAATTCCAGAACCTCATGACATCTAAGGCATCAGAAAAACAGGGTACCCGTAAAGCACCTTTACTCGAGCCATTTATCGGTAACCGTCATTTTAATCCGGTTGCTAAAAAGTCACTGCACGCTAAATATGGTACTATTGATACTCCAGCTGGAAAATCCGGCATCCGAGTTCTCTTCTTCCCTGGCTGTGTAGCTGATAAGATGTACACCAACATGGGTGAAGCATGTCTGAAGGTATTTAAACACCACGGAGTTGGTGTCTGGATGCCCGCAACTCAGGCGTGTTGTGGTATCCCTGCTCTTTCTGCAGGTGATAAAAAAGCCTATGATAAGATGGTGAAATACAATACAGAAATCTTTGCAGAGGGCGAATACGATTATATTGTTGCTCCTTGCGGTTCCTGTATTTCCACCATCATGAAATACTGGCCTAAGTACGGTAAAGAGTACCCGGCCGACATGCAGAGAAAAATTGAAAAAATTGCTGCTAAAGCAATGGATATCAACGAATTCCTCGTAGATGTTCTGGGTGTTAAGCCGGAAGGTGAAGCACCTAAGGGCGGAAAAAAGGTAACCTTCCATGACTCTTGTCACCTTAAGAAGGGCCTCGGCGTAGCAGAACAGCCACGTGACCTTATCCGCATGAACAGCAACTACGAACTGGTAGAAATGAATGAAGCGGATCGCTGCTGTGGATGTGGCGGTACCTTTACATTATACCACTATGATCTTTCTAAAAAGATCGGGGGACGTAAACGTAACAACGTTATTGAGACGGGTGCTAATGTTGTATCCACAGGCTGTCCGGCTTGTATGATGCAACTGAACGATATGCTTTCACAAAACGGCGACGACGTAGAAGTAAAGCATAGCATCGAACTCTACGCTGAAACCCTATAG
- a CDS encoding L-lactate permease, with product MLAMFAVLPILAALILMVGLRWPATKAMPVAWACAVLGAMAGWGLDASYVAAMSFHGLITAISVLIIVFGAILILYTLQYSGGMETIQYGMQQISGDRRIQAIIIGFMFAAFIEGAAGFGTPAALAAPLLLSLGFPPLAAAVICLVFNSFPVTFGAVGTPIILGLKYVRPLVDQAVAAGIPGLNFASADQFNAVIGQWATVFNAPMIYILPIFMLGFITRYFGVNRSWKEGFGAWKFCVFASTAFIVPYLAFAWLIGPEFPSLIGGLVGLGIIILGAKNGFCMPNDHFDFGDHEKWDPEWTGDIKGGGSTNFTAHMSQFRAWLPYILIGVILVITRIPELGLKGMLAGVSLNFDAGFLGHPEITNAIKYLYLPGTIPFILVAIITIVLHGMSGENTKKAWTEAIVKMKNPTIALVFAVALVSIFRLSANNPAGLPSMPLALAEVAANIFGGAWPMFASFVGGLGAFITGSNTVSDLLFAEFQWGMAAQLELPRQLIVAAQAVGGGMGNMVCIHNIVAACAVVGLSGQEGAILRRTVWPFLLYGIVVGIVASVCIVMFPTLF from the coding sequence ATGTTGGCAATGTTTGCTGTTCTGCCTATTCTGGCAGCTCTTATTTTGATGGTAGGCCTTCGCTGGCCTGCAACTAAGGCTATGCCTGTTGCTTGGGCATGTGCTGTTCTTGGTGCGATGGCAGGTTGGGGTCTTGATGCTAGCTACGTAGCAGCTATGTCTTTCCACGGTCTCATTACAGCAATTTCCGTACTGATCATTGTTTTTGGTGCGATTCTCATTCTCTACACACTGCAGTACAGCGGTGGTATGGAAACTATTCAGTACGGTATGCAGCAGATTTCCGGTGACCGCCGTATTCAGGCTATTATCATCGGTTTCATGTTCGCAGCCTTCATTGAAGGTGCTGCAGGCTTCGGTACTCCGGCTGCTCTTGCTGCTCCACTGCTTCTGTCTCTCGGCTTCCCGCCGCTTGCAGCTGCAGTAATCTGTCTCGTATTTAACTCTTTCCCAGTTACCTTTGGTGCTGTTGGTACTCCGATTATCCTCGGTCTTAAATACGTTCGTCCACTCGTAGATCAGGCTGTTGCCGCTGGCATCCCTGGACTTAACTTTGCATCTGCTGATCAGTTCAACGCTGTAATCGGCCAGTGGGCAACTGTTTTCAACGCACCAATGATTTACATTCTTCCTATCTTCATGCTTGGTTTCATCACCCGTTACTTCGGTGTTAACCGTAGCTGGAAAGAAGGCTTTGGCGCATGGAAATTCTGTGTATTTGCATCTACCGCATTCATCGTACCTTACCTTGCGTTTGCATGGTTGATCGGCCCTGAGTTCCCATCCCTTATCGGTGGTCTCGTTGGTCTCGGTATCATCATTCTTGGTGCTAAAAACGGTTTCTGCATGCCTAACGATCACTTTGACTTTGGTGATCACGAAAAATGGGATCCAGAATGGACTGGCGACATTAAAGGTGGTGGTTCTACCAACTTTACTGCTCACATGTCTCAGTTCCGTGCATGGCTTCCATACATTCTTATCGGTGTGATCCTTGTTATCACCCGTATTCCTGAACTTGGTCTCAAAGGCATGCTCGCAGGCGTATCACTCAACTTCGACGCAGGCTTCCTTGGTCACCCTGAAATTACAAATGCTATTAAGTACCTTTACCTGCCAGGTACCATTCCATTCATTCTTGTTGCTATCATCACCATCGTCCTCCATGGCATGAGTGGCGAAAATACCAAGAAAGCTTGGACTGAAGCTATCGTAAAGATGAAGAACCCTACAATTGCTCTCGTATTCGCAGTAGCACTCGTATCTATCTTCCGTCTTTCCGCTAACAACCCTGCAGGTCTTCCTTCCATGCCTCTGGCATTGGCGGAAGTTGCAGCTAACATCTTCGGTGGTGCATGGCCTATGTTTGCATCCTTCGTTGGTGGTTTAGGTGCATTTATTACTGGTTCCAACACAGTATCTGACCTTCTCTTCGCTGAATTCCAGTGGGGAATGGCAGCACAGCTCGAGTTGCCTCGTCAGCTGATTGTTGCTGCTCAGGCAGTTGGTGGTGGTATGGGTAACATGGTTTGTATCCACAACATCGTTGCTGCTTGTGCGGTTGTAGGTCTCTCCGGTCAAGAAGGCGCCATCCTTCGTCGCACCGTATGGCCTTTCCTTCTGTACGGAATCGTGGTTGGTATCGTTGCATCTGTATGCATCGTTATGTTCCCAACCCTCTTCTAA
- a CDS encoding FAD-binding oxidoreductase, whose protein sequence is MISASLTKEFEAVVGSENVFTSEPERQAYSYDSAVLEPVTPALVVRPTNSEELGKVIALCNENNCPITVRGAGTNLSGGTIPDKRDGIVVLTNGLNKILEINEEDLYAVVQPGVVTAQFAQEVAKRGLFYPPDPGSQAVSTIGGNVAENAGGLRGLKYGVTKDYVMGLDFFDVNGQLVKTGSRTVKCVTGYNLAGLMAASEGTLGVFNEIILKLTPPPAASKAMMAVFDDVNKASEAVASIISAHVVPCTLEFMDQAALKHVEAYTKAGLPVEAAAILLIEVDGHPGQVADEAAVVEKCLTKSGATAVHVAKDAEEKFKLWEARRNALPALARAKPTTVLEDATVPRSQIPAMVAAINDIAKKYDLAIGTFGHAGDGNLHPTILCDRRDAKEFHRVEEAVDNIFDVALSLKGTLSGEHGIGMAKSKWMEKETSRATIDYSLNMKRAIDPNNILNPGKIIAG, encoded by the coding sequence GTGATTAGTGCGTCCTTAACTAAAGAATTTGAAGCCGTAGTAGGCAGTGAAAACGTATTTACCTCTGAGCCAGAGCGTCAGGCATATTCTTATGACTCTGCTGTGCTTGAACCTGTAACCCCTGCATTGGTTGTTCGCCCGACCAATTCTGAAGAGCTGGGCAAAGTTATCGCTCTTTGTAACGAAAACAACTGTCCAATTACTGTACGCGGTGCTGGCACAAACCTTTCAGGTGGAACCATTCCAGACAAACGCGACGGTATTGTTGTTCTCACCAACGGCCTTAACAAGATCCTCGAAATTAACGAAGAAGATCTCTACGCTGTTGTTCAGCCTGGTGTTGTTACAGCACAGTTTGCGCAAGAAGTTGCAAAACGTGGTCTGTTCTACCCACCAGACCCGGGTTCTCAGGCTGTTTCCACCATTGGTGGTAACGTAGCAGAAAACGCTGGCGGCCTTCGTGGTCTCAAATACGGCGTTACTAAAGATTACGTAATGGGCTTGGACTTTTTTGATGTTAACGGTCAGCTCGTTAAAACTGGTTCCCGTACTGTTAAGTGCGTAACCGGCTACAACCTTGCTGGCCTTATGGCTGCTTCTGAAGGCACTCTCGGTGTATTCAACGAAATTATCCTCAAACTTACTCCGCCACCTGCAGCTTCTAAAGCTATGATGGCAGTATTTGATGATGTTAACAAAGCTTCTGAAGCTGTTGCTTCCATCATCTCCGCGCACGTTGTTCCTTGTACTCTCGAGTTCATGGATCAGGCTGCTCTTAAACACGTTGAAGCATACACCAAAGCTGGCCTCCCAGTAGAAGCTGCTGCTATTCTTCTTATTGAAGTAGACGGCCATCCAGGACAGGTTGCAGACGAAGCTGCTGTTGTAGAAAAATGTCTCACTAAATCCGGTGCAACTGCTGTTCACGTTGCAAAAGATGCTGAAGAGAAATTCAAACTGTGGGAAGCTCGTCGTAACGCGCTGCCAGCACTTGCTCGCGCTAAGCCGACCACTGTTCTTGAAGATGCAACAGTACCTCGTTCCCAGATTCCTGCAATGGTTGCAGCAATTAACGACATCGCAAAGAAATACGATCTCGCTATCGGTACCTTCGGCCACGCTGGCGACGGTAACCTGCACCCGACTATTCTTTGTGACCGTCGTGATGCTAAAGAATTCCATCGAGTAGAAGAAGCTGTCGATAACATCTTCGACGTAGCCCTTTCCCTCAAAGGTACTCTTTCCGGCGAACACGGTATCGGCATGGCAAAATCCAAATGGATGGAAAAGGAAACTTCCCGCGCTACTATTGACTACTCCCTCAATATGAAGCGTGCGATTGATCCTAACAACATCCTCAACCCAGGCAAAATCATCGCAGGTTAA
- the nifJ gene encoding pyruvate:ferredoxin (flavodoxin) oxidoreductase — MAKTMKTMDGNTAAAHIAYALSDTAAIYPITPSSNMAEAADDWAAAGKKNIFNQTVSVRQLQSEAGAAGAVHGCLAAGALTSTFTASQGLLLMIPNMYKIAGELLPGVFHVSARALASHALSIFGDHQDVMACRQTGFAFLCSNSVQEAMDMALVAHLAAIETSVPFCHFFDGFRTSHELQKIEVIDYEDIKKVVNYEKIEAFRQNAMNPEHPHLRGTAQNPDIYFQAREACNTFYDAVPNAVIDAMAKVESITGRSYKPFEFVGHENAERVIVCMGSANEAIEEVVNYLLEKGEKVGLLKVRLFRPFSIKHMLEVVPASAEVFTVLDRTKEPGAIGDPLYLDICAAFKEHGEMPMILSGRYGLGSKEFTPADVLAVYENMKVTAPKDHFTVGITDDVTRSSLTVGKVLDTVPAGTVQCKFFGLGADGTVGANKQAIKIIGDNTDMYAQGYFAYDSKKSGGFTVSHLRFGNEKIQSTYLVNAADYVACHKSAYVNQYDLLDGIKDGGIFVLNSNWSPEEMNEHLPASMKRALAEKNIKFYNVDAVKIATEVGLGGRINMVMQTAFFKLADVIPFDQAVAYLKDSIKKAYGKKGDHIVNMNVQAVDKAADALVEVKIPADWANATDDSACTGDAPEFITNVVRPILAQNGDKLPVSAFEPDGLFPVGTAAFEKRGVAILVPEWVQDNCIQCNRCAYVCPHAAIRPVLATEEELAEAPATFTTIDAKGKEVKGLKYRMQVYAEDCLGCGSCANVCPAKEKALVMKPIETQIEDQVANLAFAEEAIEIKDAIMSRDSLKGSQFQQPLMEFSGACAGCGETPYVKLLTQLFGERMIIANATGCSSIWGASAPTTPYTVNKNGHGPAWGNSLFEDAAEFGYGMGMAYKQRRNKLEDVVKEAIDTVENAQLKDALEAWLAVKDQGEASAEAGEEILALIEAGVDHSATAHELYSMADLFTKKSVWVFGGDGWAYDIGFGGVDHVLASGEDINILVMDTEVYSNTGGQSSKATPLGSIAKMAASGKKVGKKDLGLIAMSYGYVYVASVSMGANMNQVLKAFKEAEAFDGPSIVICYAPCINQGIRKGMGKSIEEEKLAVETGYWPLYRYNPVLADEGKNPFMYESKAPNGDMQAFLSGENRYALLEKIAPEESKRLRAQIEEDYLKRHKYFQTLSELPGIAVAPVEAATGTAQEASADHCEIAQSAETNGKEGAGEACDDGRAAK; from the coding sequence ATGGCCAAGACTATGAAAACTATGGATGGTAACACTGCTGCCGCGCATATCGCGTACGCACTGAGTGACACGGCTGCGATCTACCCGATCACTCCATCATCCAACATGGCAGAAGCTGCAGACGACTGGGCAGCTGCCGGCAAAAAAAACATCTTTAACCAGACAGTTTCTGTCCGTCAGCTTCAGTCAGAAGCTGGTGCGGCTGGCGCAGTACACGGCTGTCTCGCAGCAGGTGCGCTGACCTCTACTTTCACAGCGTCTCAGGGCCTCCTGCTCATGATCCCTAACATGTACAAAATTGCTGGTGAGCTTCTCCCTGGCGTTTTCCATGTTTCTGCACGTGCTCTCGCATCACATGCACTCTCCATCTTCGGTGACCACCAGGACGTAATGGCTTGTCGTCAGACTGGCTTTGCTTTCTTGTGTTCCAACTCCGTACAGGAAGCTATGGATATGGCTCTCGTTGCTCACCTTGCAGCAATCGAAACCAGTGTTCCTTTCTGTCACTTCTTCGACGGCTTCCGTACATCTCACGAACTTCAGAAAATCGAAGTTATCGACTACGAAGATATCAAAAAAGTAGTTAACTACGAGAAAATTGAAGCATTCCGTCAGAACGCAATGAATCCTGAGCACCCACACCTCCGTGGTACTGCTCAGAACCCAGATATTTACTTCCAGGCACGTGAAGCTTGTAACACATTCTACGATGCTGTTCCTAATGCAGTTATCGATGCAATGGCTAAAGTTGAAAGCATCACCGGCCGTTCCTACAAACCTTTCGAATTCGTTGGTCACGAAAATGCAGAACGCGTAATCGTATGTATGGGTTCAGCTAACGAAGCTATCGAAGAAGTAGTTAACTACCTCCTCGAAAAAGGTGAAAAAGTAGGTCTTCTTAAAGTTCGCCTTTTCCGTCCGTTCTCTATCAAGCACATGCTCGAAGTTGTTCCTGCTTCTGCAGAAGTCTTCACAGTTCTTGACCGTACAAAAGAACCAGGCGCTATCGGCGATCCTCTTTACCTTGACATCTGTGCAGCATTTAAAGAACACGGCGAAATGCCAATGATTCTTTCCGGCCGCTACGGTCTCGGTTCCAAAGAATTCACTCCTGCTGACGTACTCGCAGTATACGAGAACATGAAAGTAACCGCTCCTAAAGACCACTTCACTGTTGGTATTACGGACGACGTTACCCGTTCTTCCCTCACTGTTGGTAAAGTACTCGACACCGTACCTGCTGGCACTGTTCAGTGTAAGTTCTTCGGCCTTGGCGCTGACGGTACTGTTGGTGCTAACAAGCAGGCTATTAAAATCATCGGTGACAACACCGACATGTACGCACAGGGTTACTTCGCTTACGACTCCAAAAAGTCCGGCGGATTCACTGTGTCTCACCTTCGCTTCGGTAACGAAAAGATTCAGTCTACATACCTCGTTAACGCTGCTGACTACGTTGCTTGTCACAAGTCTGCATACGTTAACCAGTACGACCTCCTCGATGGTATCAAGGACGGCGGTATCTTCGTACTGAACTCTAACTGGTCACCAGAAGAGATGAACGAACATCTGCCTGCTTCCATGAAGCGCGCTCTGGCTGAAAAGAACATCAAGTTCTACAACGTAGACGCAGTTAAGATTGCGACTGAAGTAGGCCTTGGCGGTCGCATCAACATGGTTATGCAGACTGCATTCTTCAAGCTTGCTGATGTTATTCCTTTCGATCAGGCTGTTGCTTACCTTAAAGATTCCATTAAGAAAGCATACGGCAAAAAAGGTGATCACATCGTTAACATGAACGTTCAGGCTGTTGATAAAGCTGCTGACGCTCTTGTTGAAGTTAAAATTCCTGCAGACTGGGCTAACGCAACTGACGATTCAGCTTGCACCGGTGATGCTCCAGAATTCATTACCAACGTTGTTCGTCCTATCCTTGCTCAGAACGGTGACAAACTTCCTGTTTCCGCTTTCGAACCGGACGGACTCTTCCCAGTTGGTACTGCAGCATTTGAAAAACGCGGCGTAGCTATTCTCGTACCTGAATGGGTACAGGACAACTGCATCCAGTGTAACCGTTGTGCTTACGTTTGCCCTCACGCTGCTATTCGTCCAGTACTTGCTACTGAAGAAGAGCTTGCAGAAGCACCAGCTACCTTCACTACTATCGATGCTAAAGGCAAAGAAGTAAAAGGTCTCAAATACCGCATGCAGGTTTACGCAGAAGACTGCCTTGGTTGTGGTTCTTGTGCGAACGTTTGTCCTGCAAAAGAAAAAGCACTCGTTATGAAACCGATCGAAACTCAGATTGAAGATCAGGTTGCTAACCTTGCTTTCGCGGAAGAAGCAATTGAAATTAAAGACGCAATCATGTCCCGTGACTCCCTCAAAGGCTCTCAGTTCCAGCAGCCTCTGATGGAATTCTCCGGCGCATGTGCGGGTTGTGGTGAAACTCCATACGTAAAACTTCTCACCCAGTTGTTTGGTGAGCGTATGATCATCGCTAACGCAACCGGTTGTTCTTCCATTTGGGGTGCATCTGCACCTACCACCCCGTACACTGTAAACAAAAACGGTCACGGTCCTGCTTGGGGTAACTCCCTCTTTGAGGATGCTGCTGAATTTGGTTACGGTATGGGCATGGCTTACAAACAGCGTCGCAACAAACTTGAAGACGTTGTAAAAGAAGCTATCGACACCGTTGAAAACGCACAGCTCAAAGATGCTCTCGAAGCTTGGCTCGCAGTTAAAGACCAGGGCGAAGCATCCGCAGAAGCTGGCGAAGAAATCCTCGCACTTATCGAAGCAGGCGTAGACCACAGTGCTACCGCACATGAGCTCTACTCTATGGCTGACCTCTTCACCAAAAAATCCGTATGGGTATTCGGTGGTGACGGCTGGGCATACGACATCGGCTTCGGTGGTGTTGACCATGTTCTCGCTTCCGGCGAAGACATCAACATTCTCGTAATGGATACCGAAGTGTACTCCAACACCGGTGGTCAGTCTTCCAAAGCTACCCCACTCGGCTCCATCGCGAAAATGGCAGCTTCCGGTAAGAAAGTAGGTAAAAAAGACCTCGGCCTTATCGCAATGTCTTACGGCTACGTTTACGTTGCATCCGTATCTATGGGCGCAAACATGAACCAGGTTCTCAAGGCATTCAAAGAAGCTGAAGCATTCGACGGTCCGTCCATCGTTATCTGTTACGCACCTTGTATTAACCAGGGTATCCGTAAAGGTATGGGCAAATCCATCGAAGAAGAAAAACTCGCAGTTGAAACTGGTTACTGGCCGCTTTACCGCTACAACCCAGTTCTCGCTGACGAAGGTAAAAACCCATTCATGTACGAATCTAAAGCACCTAACGGTGACATGCAGGCGTTCCTTTCCGGTGAAAACCGCTACGCACTGCTCGAAAAGATCGCACCTGAAGAATCTAAGCGTCTCCGCGCTCAGATTGAGGAAGATTACCTCAAACGTCACAAATACTTCCAGACCCTTAGTGAACTCCCTGGCATTGCAGTAGCTCCTGTTGAAGCAGCTACTGGTACCGCTCAGGAAGCTTCTGCAGACCATTGCGAAATCGCACAGTCCGCAGAAACTAACGGTAAAGAAGGCGCAGGCGAAGCTTGCGACGACGGCCGCGCCGCTAAATAG
- the pta gene encoding phosphate acetyltransferase, protein MSHNLYITATEARTGKSAVVLGMMQLLTKDISNVAFFRPIINDDETGKKDHDINLILEYFGMDIPYEDTYAYTLNQARELINNGQRSMLLENILNKYTQLANKYDFVLCEGTDFLGKDAAFEFDLNADIAANLGSPVLVVVNGQKQDCEEIISSTKLTLDSLEDKGLDIVAAVINRAEVTSAHCADIISQLGTKEGAEKALAVYIIPEEPTLSKPTMKDVADWLEGEVVYGEDRLDSRVDDLCVAAMQIGNFLDYVTEASLVITPGDRSDIIISALASRMSSAYPDISGIVLTGGLEMAKNVRRLVEGWSAAPIPVVSVKQHTYLAIQVLNQLYGRIDPQDSRRVATALGIFEDNVDTAEISRRVISRKSDKITPKMFEFNLIEKAKANKMRIVLPEGQEERILRAAEMLNRRGVAEIILLGNIDVVKQKISDLGLQLSDVAIIQPELAPNFEDYVETYFEARKKKGISMEHARDTMCDTTYYGTMMVKKGDADGMVSGAVNTTAHTIRPAFEFIKTKPEASIVSSVFLMCLKDRVLVFGDCAVNPNPTSEQLAEIAIGSADTARIFNVDPRIAMLSYSTGSSGKGADVEKVIEATRIAHERAPHLELEGPLQYDAAIDADVAATKLPDSKVAGKATVFIFPDLNTGNNTYKAVQRAANAVAIGPVLQGLNKPVNDLSRGCTVPDIVNTVAITAIQAQAEKGLI, encoded by the coding sequence GTGTCCCACAACCTTTACATTACAGCTACCGAAGCAAGAACAGGTAAATCTGCTGTTGTTCTCGGCATGATGCAGTTGCTTACCAAAGACATTAGCAACGTTGCGTTCTTCCGCCCTATCATCAACGATGATGAAACCGGTAAAAAAGACCACGACATTAACCTTATTCTTGAATATTTCGGTATGGATATCCCTTACGAGGATACCTACGCGTACACGCTCAATCAGGCACGTGAATTGATCAACAACGGTCAACGCTCCATGCTGCTTGAAAATATTCTCAACAAATACACTCAGCTTGCCAACAAATACGATTTTGTTCTTTGCGAAGGAACAGACTTTCTTGGCAAAGATGCAGCATTCGAATTCGATCTCAACGCAGATATCGCCGCAAACTTAGGCTCTCCTGTTCTTGTTGTTGTCAACGGACAGAAACAGGACTGTGAAGAGATCATCAGCTCTACTAAGCTCACACTCGATTCCCTTGAAGATAAAGGACTCGATATTGTCGCTGCTGTTATCAACCGTGCAGAAGTAACCTCCGCACATTGTGCTGACATTATTTCCCAGCTCGGCACTAAAGAAGGTGCGGAAAAAGCACTTGCTGTTTACATCATTCCTGAAGAACCAACCTTAAGCAAACCAACCATGAAAGACGTGGCGGACTGGCTTGAAGGTGAAGTTGTTTACGGTGAAGACCGTCTTGATTCCCGTGTAGACGACCTGTGCGTTGCTGCAATGCAGATTGGTAACTTCCTCGACTACGTCACAGAAGCCAGTCTTGTTATTACTCCTGGCGACCGTTCTGACATCATTATTTCTGCCCTCGCATCCCGTATGTCTTCCGCATACCCGGATATCTCCGGTATCGTTCTCACCGGCGGTCTTGAGATGGCAAAAAATGTTCGCCGCCTTGTAGAAGGCTGGTCTGCTGCGCCGATTCCTGTAGTCAGCGTTAAACAGCACACCTACCTTGCTATTCAGGTTCTGAACCAGCTTTACGGTAGAATTGACCCGCAGGATAGCCGCCGCGTTGCTACTGCCCTCGGTATTTTCGAAGACAACGTAGACACAGCTGAAATTTCCCGTCGCGTTATCTCCCGTAAATCTGACAAAATTACGCCGAAGATGTTTGAGTTTAACCTTATTGAAAAGGCTAAAGCTAACAAAATGCGCATTGTTCTCCCTGAAGGTCAGGAAGAACGCATTTTGCGTGCAGCTGAAATGCTCAACCGTCGCGGCGTTGCAGAAATCATTCTCCTTGGCAATATTGATGTTGTTAAGCAGAAAATTTCTGACTTAGGTCTTCAGCTCTCTGATGTTGCGATTATCCAGCCGGAACTTGCGCCTAATTTTGAAGACTACGTAGAAACCTACTTTGAAGCACGTAAGAAAAAAGGCATCAGCATGGAACACGCTCGTGATACCATGTGTGATACCACCTACTACGGCACCATGATGGTTAAAAAAGGCGATGCAGACGGCATGGTATCCGGTGCGGTTAACACCACTGCCCACACAATTCGCCCTGCGTTTGAGTTTATTAAAACCAAACCGGAAGCTTCCATTGTTTCTTCCGTTTTCCTCATGTGTCTTAAAGACCGTGTTCTCGTATTCGGTGACTGCGCAGTTAACCCGAACCCTACCTCTGAACAGCTTGCTGAAATCGCAATAGGTTCTGCAGACACTGCACGCATCTTCAATGTCGACCCACGCATTGCAATGCTTTCCTACTCCACCGGTTCTTCCGGTAAGGGTGCAGACGTTGAGAAAGTTATTGAAGCAACAAGAATTGCACATGAACGCGCTCCTCATCTCGAGCTGGAAGGCCCACTCCAGTATGATGCTGCGATCGACGCTGACGTTGCTGCAACCAAGCTTCCTGATTCAAAAGTTGCCGGTAAGGCCACCGTATTTATTTTCCCTGACCTGAATACTGGTAACAACACTTACAAAGCTGTACAGCGTGCTGCAAATGCAGTGGCAATCGGTCCGGTCTTGCAGGGACTCAATAAGCCTGTTAACGACTTGTCTCGCGGTTGTACCGTACCAGATATTGTAAACACTGTTGCCATTACAGCAATTCAGGCACAGGCAGAAAAAGGGCTTATCTAG